Sequence from the Thermocoleostomius sinensis A174 genome:
GTCCTAGCCATTTTTGTATCATTGGTATCAACGAATGTGGTTTTACCCAAGTATCACCTTATAAGTAGATAGAGGACAGCTTAAATAAAGCAGCATATAGAGTAGCATCAATCTAAATTTCAGACCTTCAGGCTCGATCGATTTCTGTCGGATCTGATTGATCAGAATCAATTTCTCACGATTTCATTAAAAATCCTGCTAGAGATTTGATGCCCAGAGTCGTTAACATAGGGACATAACATCGGAGAACGGTAATGGTAAACGTTGGACTTAACTGGGCTAGCTTTCTAGGCATTGCCCTGGCGCTAGGAGGGGCAGGCTTATATGCTCTAAGAACCATGCGTCCGGGGTTGGCTCGCGATCAGGATATCGTATTTGCGGCAATTGCTCTCCTGTGTGGCGGTATCTTGTTCTTCCAAGGTTGGCGGCTTGACCCGATTCTGCAATTTGCTCAAACTTTGTCTGTGGCTTCAGCTATCTGGTTTGCTTATGAAGCGGTTCGTTTGAGAGGAATTGCTACGGAGCAGGCGAAACGGAATACTCCTGTTGTCGATGAGGAGCGCCCTGTCAGCCGAGTTTACCGTGCAGAACTAGATGATTATCCTCCACTAGATGAACGCGATCGGTTCCCGGTGAATCGTCGAATTCGGGGAACTCGTGAAGAGGTTCGCCCCCGCGATGATTATGACGATACCCGTCGCTCAACACCTCGGCGTGGCAGCGAACGTCCCAGCCTCAGCGATCGCCCTCGTCGCCCTCGTTCGTCCCGATCTTCCAGTTTGCCTCCCGATCGCTCGGAACGTACTTGGGATGACGATTCAAGTGAGCAGTCGTTTCGTCGTGAAGTGATTCGACCCAGTAGCGCTAGCGACGATCAGCCGACTCGCCCCAAGCGCAGCCGTCCGTCTGAGGCATCCCGTCGCCGCAGTTCAGACTACGCTGCCTCTGATTATGTTGATTATCAGCCAGTGGATCGCTCTGACGATTGGAGCTAGGGTGTTGGCTAGTAACCGCTGATCATGCCGATCGTACAAGCTCACGGTGGATTTGATGTTTAGGAGTAGGGGCGTTCGGTTAGCGTCCCTACTTTGTTTTTTTAGTAGAGTTGTTTAACTACAAGGTGAAGCTATCAATTTTTTATGGAATTTGAGCTAGTCTATTTAATTCTCAATAGGCAGGGTGGAACTCCAAAAATATTAACAATTTCAACATTGACATCTCTGGTTGATAGTAAGCAGAAATAGAGAAAGGCTTTGCTTGGGATTGACGTGAGAATCGGCATTCAATGAATGCAATGCAAATAGGGCTTGTCGATGGCAATCACAGCAATCTTTTGTTTACGCATGTTTACGCAAGATCCCTGAAGCAAACCCTCTGTGTCATCCAACGAGCGAGTGAAGGTTGCGAGTTCAGTGTGAATTCTCAACGAACGTCCAAAACGCGAACTGGTGCGATCGTGCCTGTGTATTTCTATGTAAAGGGCTTTGTACTGTACCTATCAACAAGTGGTGAGCATGACTATCAATTTTTTTCGGTTAGCGTCCTCTAGCTTAGCTGTTGCCGGAACGGCTCTTGGTTTAATAGGACTGAACGCTTTTATACCGCTAGAGGTTTTTACGCTGAAATTAGGAACTCGACAAGCAATTGCTCAGACCAACATAACCGATGATCCAGAAGAGGGGGTGAATGTTCGCGTCTACCAAGCAGCTAGCCCGGCGGTGGTGGCGATCGAAACTGCAACAGGCAGTGGCAGTGGTAGCATTATTCGCCCCGATGGGCTGGTGTTGACAAATGCCCATGTGGTGACAGGGTCAGAAACTGTGACGGTCAAACTTGCCGATGGTCGAGAATTTGAAGGGACGGTCATTGGCTATGGAGAGGGAGGACTGGACTTGGCCGCCGTTCGTATTGTCAGCAACGAACGCAATTTTCCAACCGTGCGAGTTGCCGATCCAGAAGCGGTGGCGGTTGGTCAGCGGGCGTTTGCGATTGGCAGTCCGTTTGGCTTTCAAGGCACATTCACCACAGGCATTGTCAGCCGATTAGATCGCAATCGCGGGTTAATTCAAACCGATGCCGCCATTAATCCTGGAAATTCTGGTGGTCCATTGCTCAATAGTCGCGGAGAATTGATTGGAGTCAACAGCGCCATTCTGTCCCCTGGTGCGGGAGCTGGCAATGTGGGAATTGGGTTTGCCATTGCTACGGATCGCGTAGATTCGTTTCTGGTTGCCGTTGAAGAAGGGCGAGCCCCCACGGCTCCCCAACAATCTCCCCTGTTAGCGGGTGGAGCCGCTGCTGAACGGTTGGCCCTCAACAACGAACCGATCGAAGTGAAAGGAAAGCTGGATGAGGAAAGTAACGTTCTCCCTAGCGATAATAGCTACTTCAACGCCTACACCTTCGAGGGCGATGCTGGACAACGGGTTATTATCGAAATGAATAGCCAGGAATTTAACTCCTATTTGATTTTGCTCTCGCCAGAAGGAAACAATGTTGCTCAAGCAGGTACGGACAATGGGGCCAGAGATTCG
This genomic interval carries:
- a CDS encoding Ycf66 family protein, with product MVNVGLNWASFLGIALALGGAGLYALRTMRPGLARDQDIVFAAIALLCGGILFFQGWRLDPILQFAQTLSVASAIWFAYEAVRLRGIATEQAKRNTPVVDEERPVSRVYRAELDDYPPLDERDRFPVNRRIRGTREEVRPRDDYDDTRRSTPRRGSERPSLSDRPRRPRSSRSSSLPPDRSERTWDDDSSEQSFRREVIRPSSASDDQPTRPKRSRPSEASRRRSSDYAASDYVDYQPVDRSDDWS
- a CDS encoding trypsin-like peptidase domain-containing protein, whose translation is MTINFFRLASSSLAVAGTALGLIGLNAFIPLEVFTLKLGTRQAIAQTNITDDPEEGVNVRVYQAASPAVVAIETATGSGSGSIIRPDGLVLTNAHVVTGSETVTVKLADGREFEGTVIGYGEGGLDLAAVRIVSNERNFPTVRVADPEAVAVGQRAFAIGSPFGFQGTFTTGIVSRLDRNRGLIQTDAAINPGNSGGPLLNSRGELIGVNSAILSPGAGAGNVGIGFAIATDRVDSFLVAVEEGRAPTAPQQSPLLAGGAAAERLALNNEPIEVKGKLDEESNVLPSDNSYFNAYTFEGDAGQRVIIEMNSQEFNSYLILLSPEGNNVAQAGTDNGARDSRIEVTLPTEGIYTILANTYSAGETGEYTLALSTTGLSPILLKEEGRLGPESQVLRADGTFYQEHTFQGQAGQSVTIVMESEDFDTYLILLGPNEQVIGQNDDASAGTLNSVLTVTLPVTGTYRIIANAYERTGQGAYTVTVR